From a single Pasteurella atlantica genomic region:
- the thiL gene encoding thiamine-phosphate kinase, whose amino-acid sequence MNEFDVIKHYFNRQKAKQSSVLAIGDDCAIIELASQQQLAITTDTLAVGTHFLPEISPYDLAYKSVAVNLSDLAAMGAIPKWISLALTLPKVEHQWLAEFSKGLFAILDHYNVELIGGDTTKGALSITITAQGVLDKGTGLYRHKAQLNDLIFVSGTLGDSKAGLALLFNQTKNDTEQQQYLLQRHLNPTPRIELGLLLNQYSQCAIDISDGLLADLGHILVRSQCGAELNLQDLPLSLPLVNEYPRLAETFALTGGEDYELCFTISPNKVEAFKQAIAHLNIKCSCIGKITQSGLTLLREGKEEPFPVQAGFDHFS is encoded by the coding sequence ATGAATGAATTTGATGTAATTAAGCACTACTTTAATCGTCAGAAAGCAAAACAATCTTCTGTATTAGCGATTGGCGATGATTGTGCCATCATCGAATTAGCATCACAACAACAGTTAGCCATTACCACAGATACTTTAGCTGTTGGAACACATTTTCTTCCTGAGATCTCTCCTTATGATTTAGCCTATAAATCTGTTGCTGTCAATTTAAGTGATTTGGCGGCAATGGGGGCAATACCCAAATGGATTTCATTAGCTTTAACCTTACCAAAGGTGGAACATCAATGGTTAGCCGAATTTAGCAAAGGGTTATTTGCTATTTTAGATCACTACAATGTAGAATTAATTGGCGGTGACACAACCAAAGGTGCATTATCCATTACAATTACCGCTCAAGGGGTATTAGACAAAGGTACGGGGTTATATCGTCATAAAGCACAACTGAATGATTTGATTTTTGTATCAGGAACACTCGGTGACAGTAAAGCAGGTTTAGCACTATTATTTAATCAAACTAAAAATGACACAGAGCAACAACAATACTTATTACAACGTCATTTAAACCCTACTCCTAGGATAGAACTAGGTCTGTTACTTAATCAATATTCGCAGTGTGCGATTGATATTTCAGATGGACTGTTGGCAGATTTAGGGCATATTTTAGTGCGTAGTCAATGTGGTGCAGAACTGAATTTGCAAGATTTACCCCTGTCATTACCGCTTGTAAATGAATATCCACGACTAGCAGAAACTTTTGCTTTAACGGGAGGGGAAGATTATGAACTTTGCTTTACTATTTCTCCTAACAAGGTAGAGGCTTTTAAGCAAGCCATTGCTCACTTAAACATAAAATGTAGCTGTATTGGTAAAATCACCCAATCTGGCTTAACTTTATTAAGAGAGGGTAAAGAAGAGCCGTTTCCTGTACAAGCAGGATTTGACCATTTTTCATAA
- the nusB gene encoding transcription antitermination factor NusB, which translates to MKVSPRRRARECAVQALYSWFISKNSIEEVEVSFMTDQDMKGVDVPYFLKLLRGTVEHITEVDAAFQPYLDRSQDDLDPIEYSILRVASYELKFQLDVPYKVVINEAIEVAKVFGSDDSHKYVNGILDKLAPALGRK; encoded by the coding sequence ATGAAAGTTTCTCCACGTCGTCGAGCTCGTGAATGTGCGGTACAAGCACTTTATTCTTGGTTTATATCTAAAAATTCAATTGAAGAAGTTGAAGTCTCGTTTATGACAGATCAAGATATGAAAGGTGTTGACGTTCCTTATTTTCTTAAATTATTACGTGGTACAGTTGAACATATCACAGAGGTTGATGCAGCTTTTCAACCTTATTTAGATCGTAGCCAAGATGATCTTGATCCTATTGAATATTCCATTTTACGAGTAGCAAGCTATGAATTAAAATTCCAACTTGATGTACCTTATAAAGTGGTGATCAATGAAGCGATTGAAGTGGCTAAAGTATTTGGTTCTGATGATAGCCATAAATATGTAAACGGTATTTTAGATAAATTAGCACCTGCATTAGGGCGTAAATAA
- the pilQ gene encoding type IV pilus secretin PilQ — translation MKKLVLLMCLFLSCYIYADPFYKEKEIMDNKVTVEEYNIDESEPDIVDKEGLVKSIHLNYARAKDIIESLTKGQGTLLDGGYIHFDQQTNTLILKGSNRILNKLTALVKKLDKPIRQVAIEARVVTISSEHLQELGVRWGMFSPTANSHQFGGKLEGNGFSANNLNVNFPVVSNAASAVIQIASLNNRLLDLELTALEQENSVEIIASPSLITTNENKASIKQGTEVAYPQRNAKGDITDVEFRDAVLGLEVTPHFSQNDQILLDLLVTQNAPNTATASSQQWVTIDKQEIKTQVLAQNGKTIVLGGIFQNMLSKEKDAVPLLGSLPILKHLFSHTKDKVAKRELVIFVTPHIINPQ, via the coding sequence ATGAAAAAGTTAGTATTGTTAATGTGTTTGTTTTTGAGTTGTTATATTTATGCTGATCCTTTTTATAAAGAAAAAGAAATTATGGATAACAAAGTCACAGTTGAAGAATATAATATAGATGAAAGTGAACCTGATATTGTTGATAAAGAGGGTTTAGTAAAAAGCATTCATTTAAATTATGCGAGAGCAAAAGATATTATTGAAAGTTTAACTAAAGGACAAGGAACCTTGTTAGATGGCGGTTATATTCATTTTGATCAACAAACAAATACATTGATTTTAAAAGGAAGTAATCGGATTTTAAATAAATTAACCGCATTAGTAAAAAAATTAGATAAACCCATTAGGCAAGTTGCTATTGAAGCAAGAGTAGTGACTATCAGTAGTGAACATTTACAAGAATTAGGTGTTCGATGGGGAATGTTTAGTCCAACTGCAAACTCTCATCAATTTGGTGGAAAATTAGAAGGGAATGGGTTTTCAGCAAATAATTTAAATGTTAATTTTCCAGTGGTCAGCAATGCAGCTTCTGCAGTTATTCAAATTGCGAGTTTGAACAATAGATTATTAGATCTAGAATTAACAGCATTAGAACAAGAAAATAGTGTGGAAATTATTGCTAGTCCAAGTTTAATTACAACAAATGAGAATAAAGCGAGTATCAAGCAAGGAACAGAGGTTGCTTATCCACAGCGTAATGCTAAAGGGGATATTACTGATGTTGAATTTCGTGATGCAGTTTTAGGGCTTGAAGTTACTCCTCATTTTTCTCAAAATGATCAAATTTTACTGGATTTATTAGTTACTCAAAACGCACCAAATACAGCAACAGCAAGTAGTCAGCAATGGGTGACTATAGATAAACAAGAAATTAAAACACAGGTTTTAGCTCAAAATGGTAAAACGATTGTACTTGGAGGGATCTTTCAAAATATGCTTTCTAAGGAAAAAGATGCAGTACCTTTATTAGGAAGCCTACCGATATTAAAGCATTTATTTAGTCATACCAAAGATAAGGTGGCTAAACGTGAACTCGTCATTTTTGTCACGCCACATATAATTAATCCTCAGTAG